The sequence below is a genomic window from Halolamina litorea.
CGACGTGCTCGACGACCTCGTCGAGGGCGTCGACGAACTCATGTGGGCGTCAGTCGTCGGCAACGTCGCCGTCGCTGCCATCCAGTCGGTGATGCTCGGCGTGGGGCTGTTCGTCGCGGGCGTGCCCGCGATCGTCTTCCTCACCGTGATGGCGTTCGTCCTCACGCTCCTCCCGCTCGTGGGGCTGTTCATGGTGTGGGTGCCCGCGTCGGGCTACCTGATCGTCGTCGGGCGCCCGACCGCCGCCGCCGCGGTCGCCGTCTACGGGCTGTTGATCATGTTCTCCGACTCCTACCTCCGGCCCGCGACGATCGGTCACACGAAGGCGTACAACTCCGCGACCGTCATCGTCGGCATCTTCGGCGGACTGGTGCTGTTCGGCGCGGTCGGACTGTTCATCGGCCCGGTCGTACTCGGGGCCGCGAAGCTCGCCCTCGACTGCTTCGCCCGCGAGCGCTCCCACCCCGAGGGGGCGACGTAGCCGTCCACGAAGCGGCAGTTTCCTCACTCCCCGTCGCCAACGACCGATGTGGCGACCAACTCGACGCCGTGGCCGCTCGCGCTCGCGCTCGGGCTGGCGATGGCTGAACTCGGCGTCTTCCTCGGCTTCGCGGCGATCGCGGCGCCCGGCGTCGTCTTCTTCACCGTCAGCCTCGCCGGCGCCATCGACGAGGCGGGCTACGGCCGATCACGCCCGTTCTTACTGGCCGTCGTCGCCGCGGCCGTCGCGCTGCTCGGCGTCGTCGCCGCGGCCGTCGCGCTGCCGATCCGTGGCTACTCGATGGTCATCGGCGCCGTCGCGGTGCTCCCGCTCGCAGTCCTCGACCATCGGCGCTGAACCGGGCCCGAGCGGACCGAACCGGCACCGACCCCAACCCTCATGCCCGGGGAGTGAGTGGCTCGGCCATGGCTCGGGGCCTGGACAAACACACGCTGGCTGACCTGACAGTCAACTTCGTGCCGCTGGTGATCATGGCGCTGTTCGGCGGCCTGTTCCTGCTGTACAGCCCGTGGGGCCGACTCGGGCTGGCGTCGGCCATCCAGTTCGGTCTCCTCGTCGTCCTCGGCGTGCTCCTGTTGTGGGTCTCGCTCAAGAGCGGCGCCGCAGTCGCCGACGGCGACCCCGACGCTGACGCGGAATGACCGCCTCAGCATGCGGTAACGCAGAGCCTCCGTCCTCAAGGGCGAGCGAAGCGAGCGTTAGGGCGGAGAGGAAACGCGTTCAGAGAGATTTAACAGCACCCATGGGGTATCTCGTAATACTGCCGTCCTCGCACACGTCGGGGTCGGGAAGTGCCACCAGTAAACTGGCACCCGTGGTGCGGAAGTACCGCATCCTGAACTCGGGAACGACGACCGCGAACGGGTTGAACTCCCGTTCCCAGCTTGGGGATAGAGCGCGAGGACACCGGGAATTAAATCGGCGGGACAATCCTCGTCGTCGGTCGAAGTGGGAGGCGTCAAAAACGCGCCCACGCCAACGGGAGGACGGTAAGAGGAAGCCGGACCGCGTCCTTGCATGGGGTCGCGGGGCACAATGTCGTTGCGGTAAAGCCCCGTCCTCAAGGAGTGACCGACCGTCGCAAGGCGGGAGAGAGCGAGTAGGGCGGGGTAGTTTACAGCACCAGAACCACCGTCGTTGCCGCCATCAGCAGCGCGACGACCCCCAGCAACAGCCCCAACAACTCCGTCTCGCTCATACCGCCCGGTTCGCACCGGACCGGCAAAACCTCACGGGGGCGTGCGCGCCAGCGTACTCGAGGGTCCCGACCCACCACGGATGATCCGCGGTCGCCGGGTCGTGCTGACGATCGTCGCCACC
It includes:
- a CDS encoding DUF7541 family protein is translated as MATNSTPWPLALALGLAMAELGVFLGFAAIAAPGVVFFTVSLAGAIDEAGYGRSRPFLLAVVAAAVALLGVVAAAVALPIRGYSMVIGAVAVLPLAVLDHRR
- a CDS encoding DUF6684 family protein, whose amino-acid sequence is MARGLDKHTLADLTVNFVPLVIMALFGGLFLLYSPWGRLGLASAIQFGLLVVLGVLLLWVSLKSGAAVADGDPDADAE